ACAGCACTTCTCACTTTTACAAAACCCGGAGACGAGATTGTATCAGGAGATAAGCTTTACGGGGGCACTTACGAGCTTTTCAACTATACTTTCCCAAAGCTTGGCAGAACCGTGAAATTCGTAGACGCAAATAAGCCAGAAGACTTCAAAGCCGCAATCTCCGAAAAGACAAAAGCTCTCTATGTGGAATCAATAGGAAACCCGGGGCTCGATATTCCTGATTTTGAAAAACTCGCAGAGATCGCTCATGCCGCAGGAATTCCATTTGTTGTGGACAATACGGTTTCTCCCCTGATTTTGAGACCAATTGAGCACGGAGCCGATATAGTAGTACTTTCGGCTACAAAATTCGTAGGCGGTCATGGGACATCTATAGGAGGAGTAATTGTTGATTCAGGAAATTTTGACTGGAGCCCTGAAAAGTTCCCTGAAATCTGCGAGCCCGATCCCGGATATCACGGCTTGAGATATAAGGAAGCCTTTGGAAAGGCAGCCTTTATTGCAAAAGCCAGGGTGCAGTTAATGAGAGATACCGGGGCATGCATTTCTCCTTTTAACTCATTCCTGCTAAGCCTGGGGCTTGAGACTCTACCTCTCAGGATGAAAAAACACTGTGACAACGCCCTTGAGGTTGCAAAATACCTGGAAAATCACCCTAAGGTTTCCTGGGTTTCATACCCCGGGCTAGAATCCCACAGCAGCCATGAGCTTGCAAAGAAATACTTTAAATCAGGCTATGGGGCACTGATAGGGTTTGGGGTTAAAGGCGGGATTAGTGCATGCAAAAAGTTTATTGAAAGGCTTGAGATCTTCTCCCACCTTGCAAATATCGGGGATGCAAAGAGCCTTGTAATCCATCCTGCTTCAACCACCCATGAACAGCTGTCAAAGGAAGAACAGCTTGCCTGCGGCGTAACTGAGGACTTTATCAGGCTTTCCATAGGAATTGAGGATGAAAAGGACTTGATTTTTGATATCGAGCAGGCACTCTCCGAGGTTTGATCATGGAGTTCTCAGCTCAGAATTCTTCTTATAATAACTATTTTTCTGGAAAAAAAGGCCAGAGCCTGGGAATAGTCCGTTCAATGAACTATGAAATTCCAGGGATTTTCAGGCTTGAGAGTGGAAAAACCCTGACCCATGTCAGGATTGAGTACGAGATGTACGGGAAGATGAACGAGGATAAGAGCAATGTCATCCTGATATGTCATGCCCTTACCGGGGACGCCCATGCTGCCGGATTTCATGAAGGCGACAAAAAGCCTGGCTGGTGGGATATCGTAATCGGTCCGAATAAAGCTTTTGATACTGAAAAATATTGTATTATCTGTTCAAATGTAATCGGGGGATGCAAAGGCTCTACAGGTCCTTCTTCCATTAACCCTGAGACTGGGAAACCCTACGGCATCTCTTTTCCCATAATCACCATAGCAGACATGGTAAACGCCCAGAAGAAACTTATCGAGCATCTTGGAGTAAAACAGCTTTATGCAGTTGCAGGCGGCTCAATGGGCGGCATGCAGGTGCTTCAATGGACTGTCAGCTACCCTGAAATGGTAAAGAAGGCAATAGCAATCGCAACAACCGCGTCCACGACTCCGCAGCAGATTGCGTTTGGGGCAATAGGTAGGAAAGCCATAACTGACGACCCAAAA
The Methanosarcina thermophila TM-1 genome window above contains:
- a CDS encoding O-acetylhomoserine aminocarboxypropyltransferase/cysteine synthase family protein, which codes for MKDESIDRIEKESRGNKENWTKARSESLGISTLAVHAGAKPDPVTGARAVPIYQTVAYVFKDTEHAADLFGLREEGNIYTRIMNPTTDVFEKRIAALEGGIGALATSSGMAAITTALLTFTKPGDEIVSGDKLYGGTYELFNYTFPKLGRTVKFVDANKPEDFKAAISEKTKALYVESIGNPGLDIPDFEKLAEIAHAAGIPFVVDNTVSPLILRPIEHGADIVVLSATKFVGGHGTSIGGVIVDSGNFDWSPEKFPEICEPDPGYHGLRYKEAFGKAAFIAKARVQLMRDTGACISPFNSFLLSLGLETLPLRMKKHCDNALEVAKYLENHPKVSWVSYPGLESHSSHELAKKYFKSGYGALIGFGVKGGISACKKFIERLEIFSHLANIGDAKSLVIHPASTTHEQLSKEEQLACGVTEDFIRLSIGIEDEKDLIFDIEQALSEV